In a genomic window of Legionella birminghamensis:
- a CDS encoding helix-turn-helix domain-containing protein translates to MSTNAKEYLEKLVGRMSLGKAIRAIRQGEGANQISFAMRLGVSKQYLCDLEHNRKIVSPKKAKQFAEKLGYSSEQFIALALQDSLEHDGIHMTVEVKTQYQSVITAN, encoded by the coding sequence ATGAGTACTAATGCAAAAGAGTATTTGGAGAAGCTAGTAGGGCGCATGTCATTAGGTAAAGCTATTCGCGCAATTCGCCAAGGGGAAGGTGCAAATCAAATTAGTTTTGCTATGCGTTTAGGCGTTTCTAAGCAATATTTGTGTGATTTAGAGCATAATAGAAAAATTGTAAGCCCGAAGAAGGCAAAGCAATTTGCTGAAAAGCTAGGGTATTCGTCAGAGCAATTTATCGCATTAGCGCTTCAAGATTCTCTTGAACACGATGGTATCCATATGACAGTTGAAGTAAAGACACAATATCAGTCAGTCATTACTGCCAACTAA
- a CDS encoding recombinase family protein — translation MLIGYARISTSSQNLDLQIDALQKAGCEKIFQDQISGSLINRPALELLLKEIRKGDVLIIWKLDRLGRSFKDLIDLVNTLLEKGVGIKSLNDPIDTTTPQGRLIFNIFGSLAEFERELIKERTIAGLEAARARGKKGGRPKGLSKKALATAHSAELLYKEGRLSVSEICEQLAITRATFYKYLRLRNVMISSENQRKRCHSSLVFSTVNSIR, via the coding sequence ATGCTAATTGGCTATGCTCGAATTTCAACCAGCAGTCAAAATTTAGATCTGCAAATTGATGCCCTGCAAAAAGCGGGCTGTGAAAAAATATTTCAAGACCAGATTAGTGGCTCTCTAATAAACCGCCCTGCTCTCGAACTTCTGTTAAAAGAAATTCGTAAAGGAGACGTCCTGATTATTTGGAAACTCGACAGATTAGGACGATCATTTAAGGATTTAATTGATTTAGTGAACACCCTTCTTGAAAAAGGTGTTGGAATAAAAAGCCTGAATGATCCAATAGACACTACCACGCCTCAAGGTCGTTTGATATTCAATATATTCGGGTCTTTAGCTGAATTTGAAAGAGAGCTTATTAAAGAAAGAACGATAGCAGGTCTTGAAGCAGCAAGAGCCAGAGGCAAAAAAGGTGGACGACCAAAGGGACTATCCAAAAAAGCATTAGCCACTGCGCATTCGGCGGAGCTTTTATATAAAGAGGGAAGACTCAGTGTCTCGGAAATTTGTGAGCAACTAGCAATAACCCGAGCAACTTTTTATAAATACCTACGCCTTCGTAATGTCATGATTTCTTCTGAGAATCAAAGAAAACGATGCCACTCCTCTCTTGTATTTAGTACAGTTAATTCAATAAGATAG
- a CDS encoding DNA-binding protein — MAKISFYDVAQQCNRLQLLGEKPSVRKLRAVLGGSFTTINEYLRQWREEQSLAGTSEFEISKELQDVIQSEFVRIAKEVQSSMHVALEEKTADLEDALKEIKELNGKNFNLEIKIAETNKHYEQHKIESDKKLAILEAEISYLKNEKEMLHKKLGEANKAKHDAEISAVEAKARLDEIKKQMKKKEAE, encoded by the coding sequence ATGGCTAAAATTAGCTTCTATGATGTGGCGCAGCAATGTAATAGGTTACAGCTTCTTGGCGAAAAACCTTCGGTTAGAAAGCTAAGGGCAGTTTTAGGGGGATCTTTCACCACTATTAATGAATACTTACGCCAATGGAGAGAGGAACAAAGCTTGGCTGGTACATCCGAATTTGAGATATCTAAAGAGCTGCAGGATGTTATCCAGTCAGAATTTGTTCGTATAGCCAAAGAAGTGCAAAGTTCAATGCATGTTGCTCTGGAAGAAAAAACTGCCGATTTGGAAGATGCTCTAAAAGAAATAAAAGAATTGAATGGGAAAAACTTCAATCTGGAAATAAAAATTGCTGAAACCAATAAACATTACGAGCAGCATAAGATTGAATCTGACAAAAAGCTTGCCATCCTGGAAGCCGAAATAAGCTATTTGAAAAATGAAAAGGAGATGCTGCATAAAAAGCTGGGTGAAGCCAATAAAGCAAAGCATGATGCAGAAATTTCGGCCGTAGAAGCGAAAGCCAGATTAGATGAAATTAAAAAACAAATGAAGAAGAAAGAAGCGGAGTAA
- a CDS encoding class I SAM-dependent DNA methyltransferase, translated as MKKLDNYQNLCTEVYELSKPNAPQAEYLFYRSYAVEAKGSILEPMCGTGRFLLPLVAEGFDVHGFDASLPMLERLHVKASSKNLELKVWHGFMEELDQSDKYSLIFIPSGSFGLITEKEDIQKALKIIYEHLEEEGLFVFEVETRHAVPRELGIWRGTRWPKEDGTLIVLSQLAVLDEDVCYSIGKYELVDNNRVIQTEVEEYKIRIYQDTSFLFNLLAEIGFSDVRMVKAFDRLASPKEADKSIVFECIK; from the coding sequence ATGAAAAAACTGGATAATTATCAGAACCTTTGTACTGAAGTGTATGAATTGAGTAAACCTAACGCACCACAAGCTGAATATTTGTTCTATCGAAGCTATGCTGTGGAAGCTAAAGGCTCGATTTTAGAACCCATGTGTGGCACAGGTCGATTTTTATTGCCTTTAGTTGCAGAAGGATTTGATGTTCATGGATTTGATGCCAGTCTGCCGATGTTAGAACGATTGCATGTAAAAGCGAGTAGCAAAAATCTTGAACTTAAAGTCTGGCATGGTTTTATGGAAGAATTAGATCAATCCGATAAATACTCTTTGATTTTTATACCTAGTGGTTCATTCGGTCTCATCACAGAAAAGGAGGATATTCAAAAAGCCCTAAAAATCATTTATGAGCACTTGGAAGAAGAAGGACTATTTGTATTTGAAGTAGAAACTCGCCATGCGGTTCCTAGGGAGTTAGGTATTTGGCGAGGCACAAGATGGCCGAAAGAAGATGGAACCCTCATCGTACTTAGTCAATTGGCTGTGCTTGATGAAGACGTTTGTTACTCAATTGGCAAATATGAATTGGTTGATAACAACCGTGTGATTCAAACAGAGGTTGAGGAATACAAAATTCGCATTTACCAGGATACCTCTTTCTTGTTTAATTTGCTTGCTGAGATTGGTTTTAGCGATGTACGAATGGTTAAAGCTTTTGATCGACTGGCCTCGCCTAAGGAAGCAGATAAAAGCATTGTTTTTGAATGCATAAAATAA
- the rhuM gene encoding virulence protein RhuM/Fic/DOC family protein — MTEHNGTTQKHVLIYQADDGSFQTEVHLQDETVWLSQKQMSDLFDTSTDNIGLHLKNIYFEGELSEEATTEDYSVVRLEGKRNVRRLIKHYNLDAIISVGYRVNSKKGTQFRVWANRILKKYLLDGYALNESRLKQHLKSIEKLKKSLDLIQNVQTESLNQDETKGLLTVLTEYTHSFILLNQYDTGKFPKGGLNEGLTEEIDVKEAMHAINSLKKRLILQEEATSLFGNSKNDAFAGILGNIVQSFNGKYLYPSIEEQAAHLLYFIIKNHPFVDGNKRIGAFMFIWFLQKNKHHLKNNGKEKINDNTLVALALLVAQSLPDQKDIMIELIINLIKDNDEPRL, encoded by the coding sequence GTGACTGAACATAATGGTACTACTCAAAAGCATGTGCTTATTTACCAAGCTGATGATGGTAGTTTTCAAACAGAAGTTCATTTACAAGATGAAACTGTTTGGTTGAGTCAGAAGCAAATGTCCGATTTATTTGATACATCCACCGATAATATTGGGTTGCATTTAAAAAATATATACTTTGAGGGCGAACTCTCTGAAGAAGCAACTACCGAGGATTACTCGGTAGTTCGACTGGAGGGAAAAAGGAACGTTAGGCGATTGATTAAACATTATAATCTAGATGCCATCATCTCTGTTGGCTATCGAGTGAATTCAAAAAAAGGTACACAATTCAGGGTTTGGGCTAATAGAATACTCAAAAAATATTTATTAGATGGATATGCTTTAAACGAGTCCAGGTTAAAACAGCACCTAAAATCAATCGAGAAGCTTAAGAAAAGCCTAGATTTGATTCAAAATGTTCAAACAGAGTCATTGAATCAAGATGAAACAAAAGGCTTATTAACAGTGTTAACTGAGTACACTCATAGTTTTATTTTATTAAATCAATATGACACAGGAAAATTTCCAAAGGGCGGACTGAATGAAGGATTAACAGAAGAAATTGACGTCAAAGAAGCTATGCATGCCATTAATAGTTTAAAGAAAAGACTTATTTTACAGGAAGAGGCAACCTCTCTATTTGGTAATTCAAAAAATGATGCCTTCGCAGGAATATTGGGGAATATAGTTCAAAGCTTTAATGGGAAGTATCTTTATCCAAGCATTGAAGAACAGGCGGCTCATTTACTTTATTTTATAATAAAAAATCATCCTTTCGTTGATGGAAACAAACGCATTGGTGCTTTTATGTTTATTTGGTTTTTACAAAAAAACAAGCATCATTTGAAAAACAATGGCAAAGAAAAAATTAATGATAACACTTTAGTTGCTCTTGCACTTCTGGTCGCTCAAAGCCTACCAGACCAAAAAGATATTATGATTGAATTGATTATCAATTTAATCAAGGATAACGATGAACCTCGTCTTTAA
- a CDS encoding recombinase family protein, protein MRLFGYARVSTSQQSLDIQINALKNAGVKANRIFTDKATGSHCERSGLKTLLLKVEEGDLILVKKLDRLGRDTADMIQLIKEFDDMGVSIRFLDDGISTEGPMGKMVVTILAAVAQAERHRILERTNEGRIEAKLKGISFGRKRTIDREKIITLYESGVGATEIARKTGIGRSTVYKLLQEASK, encoded by the coding sequence ATGCGACTCTTTGGGTATGCTCGAGTTTCCACCAGCCAACAATCTTTGGACATTCAAATTAATGCACTCAAGAATGCCGGTGTGAAAGCAAATCGTATATTTACGGATAAAGCCACTGGTAGTCATTGTGAACGCTCTGGTTTAAAAACCCTTCTTCTTAAAGTCGAAGAGGGTGACCTTATCTTGGTTAAAAAACTGGACCGTTTAGGACGTGATACTGCCGATATGATTCAATTAATTAAAGAGTTTGATGATATGGGTGTATCTATTCGATTTCTTGACGATGGAATTAGTACTGAAGGTCCTATGGGAAAAATGGTAGTAACCATTTTAGCTGCAGTAGCTCAAGCAGAGAGGCATCGTATTCTTGAAAGAACGAATGAGGGTCGAATAGAAGCGAAGCTAAAAGGAATAAGTTTCGGACGAAAACGTACTATTGATAGAGAAAAAATTATTACACTGTATGAATCTGGCGTAGGAGCCACTGAAATTGCCCGAAAAACAGGGATTGGGCGATCAACCGTTTATAAATTACTTCAAGAGGCTTCAAAGTGA
- a CDS encoding recombinase family protein, translating into MSGAKFERPCLQQALEFARSGDVLAVWRLDRLSRSLKDLIDVVNKLKAKGIELQRIHESINTTTNSGKLMFHIFGTLAEFERNLIRERTQTGLVSARARGRSGRRPKSLNAEKQALAKSSLTLTVAILKMTNDWFVI; encoded by the coding sequence TTGAGCGGCGCCAAATTCGAACGTCCCTGTCTGCAACAGGCTCTTGAGTTTGCTCGAAGCGGTGACGTATTAGCCGTATGGCGCCTAGATAGGTTAAGCCGCTCTTTGAAGGATTTAATTGATGTTGTCAATAAACTGAAGGCGAAAGGGATAGAGCTCCAGAGGATTCATGAATCTATTAACACTACTACCAATTCAGGCAAATTGATGTTTCATATTTTTGGTACTCTGGCCGAGTTTGAGCGAAACCTTATTCGTGAGCGTACGCAAACAGGACTGGTTTCTGCCCGAGCTCGTGGTCGATCAGGGAGGCGGCCAAAGAGCTTAAATGCTGAAAAACAGGCATTGGCCAAATCAAGCCTAACCCTGACAGTTGCTATTTTAAAAATGACAAATGATTGGTTTGTTATCTGA
- a CDS encoding recombinase family protein yields MLIGYARVSTDDQNLHLQEDALQK; encoded by the coding sequence ATGTTAATCGGTTATGCCAGGGTTTCAACGGATGATCAAAATTTGCACCTTCAAGAGGATGCGCTTCAAAAATAG
- the gmk gene encoding guanylate kinase: protein MRNKFEPQFFKSSTASGNIYLISGPSGVGKTSIINILLSNNANLKKLVSYTTRPMRPGEIEGHTYYYIAKDEFNEKLARGDFLQHSEFDSNFYGYDKKELLSTLTAGYDVIADLDYTALTGLKTFFPSCVTIFIKPPSITQLQERLLHRGDNRSSIALRLTTYEMTMSQSNRYDFEIVNIELSNCVAEIQSIIEAAKSSLSGVYCCTN from the coding sequence ATGCGCAATAAATTTGAACCTCAGTTTTTTAAATCATCTACAGCATCCGGAAACATATACCTCATCTCTGGCCCCTCAGGAGTAGGTAAGACATCTATTATCAATATTTTGCTAAGTAACAATGCAAATCTAAAAAAATTGGTTTCATACACCACACGACCCATGAGGCCTGGCGAAATTGAAGGCCATACTTATTACTACATTGCAAAAGATGAATTTAATGAGAAATTGGCTCGAGGAGATTTTCTTCAACACTCAGAATTCGATTCTAACTTTTACGGGTATGATAAAAAAGAATTATTATCTACTTTAACTGCCGGTTATGATGTTATAGCTGATCTCGATTATACGGCGTTAACGGGTTTAAAAACTTTCTTCCCAAGCTGCGTTACTATTTTTATTAAGCCTCCGTCTATTACACAACTACAAGAGCGACTTTTGCACAGGGGCGATAACAGGAGTTCTATTGCTCTTCGATTAACCACTTATGAAATGACTATGTCACAAAGTAATCGATATGATTTCGAGATCGTTAACATTGAGTTGAGTAATTGCGTTGCAGAAATACAATCTATTATAGAAGCTGCAAAAAGCTCATTATCAGGTGTATATTGCTGCACTAATTAA
- a CDS encoding IS3 family transposase (programmed frameshift), which translates to MTITTIECNEIIHSSRKRKRWTAYEKQQIVHETYQTGVTVSFIARKHGIPPSQLFYWRKIMENGALTSVKTEEEVIPESEAKALKKRIKQLEQVLGQKTLENEILREAVKLGREKKTDLATTLVWDKRFRIRAVARALQVSRSHLMQRLKNMEHPRKQTVKIRDQELLPYIREITDKRSSYGYRRVTTLLNHELKKRGLTCVNHKRVYRIMKQNQLLLPAYGKKQTRVHDGKVITLHSNTRWCSDCFTIQCANGDRVHVAFAMDTCDREVLGYIASTVGIDGQAIRDLLLESVEYRFGAAEHMPKQIQWLTDNGPCYVARDTVSFARNLGFDVRTTPAYSPESNGMAEAFVKTFKRDYVAFFDLDDAQTVMKKLPEWFDDYNEVAPHKGLKMMAPREYIRSLLAVS; encoded by the exons ATGACTATAACAACAATAGAATGTAACGAAATAATTCACTCCAGTCGTAAGCGAAAACGTTGGACAGCTTACGAAAAACAACAAATAGTTCATGAAACCTACCAAACAGGCGTAACAGTATCCTTTATTGCACGCAAACACGGTATTCCTCCCAGTCAACTATTTTACTGGCGAAAAATAATGGAGAACGGTGCATTGACCAGCGTTAAAACAGAAGAAGAAGTCATCCCTGAAAGCGAAGCCAAAGCGTTGAAAAAACGCATTAAGCAACTTGAGCAAGTTCTTGGACAAAAGACATTGGAAAATGAGATCTTGCGTGAAGCAGTTAAGTTGGGTCGAGAAA AAAAAACTGATCTCGCGACAACCCTTGTATGGGATAAGCGATTTCGAATAAGAGCAGTTGCCAGGGCACTGCAGGTTTCGCGCTCCCACTTAATGCAGAGGTTGAAAAATATGGAACACCCCAGAAAACAAACGGTTAAAATACGTGATCAGGAACTACTGCCTTACATTCGTGAAATAACGGATAAACGCAGTAGCTATGGCTATCGCAGGGTTACAACGCTTCTTAATCATGAATTAAAAAAGAGAGGTCTTACCTGCGTAAATCATAAACGTGTATATCGTATTATGAAGCAAAATCAATTATTACTGCCGGCGTATGGCAAAAAACAAACACGAGTACATGATGGGAAAGTAATTACATTGCATAGTAATACTCGCTGGTGTTCAGACTGTTTTACCATACAGTGCGCTAACGGTGATAGAGTTCATGTCGCCTTTGCAATGGATACTTGTGACAGAGAAGTATTAGGCTATATCGCCTCGACAGTGGGCATTGACGGACAGGCAATCAGGGATTTATTGCTAGAAAGTGTAGAATACCGATTTGGTGCAGCAGAACACATGCCCAAACAGATACAATGGTTAACTGACAATGGCCCTTGTTATGTAGCCAGGGACACTGTTTCTTTTGCAAGAAACCTGGGCTTTGATGTGAGGACAACACCAGCATATAGTCCTGAAAGCAATGGTATGGCAGAAGCGTTTGTTAAAACGTTTAAACGAGATTATGTCGCTTTTTTTGATCTTGATGATGCGCAAACGGTTATGAAGAAGCTTCCTGAATGGTTTGACGATTACAACGAAGTTGCGCCTCATAAAGGCTTAAAAATGATGGCTCCCAGAGAATATATCAGGAGCTTATTAGCGGTGAGTTAG
- a CDS encoding anti-phage deoxyguanosine triphosphatase: protein MDEWENRIFFDRRRESKVRCEFNRDRARVVHSAAFRRLQGKTQIFGLGESDFYRTRLTHSMEVAQISSGIVDRLNHTYQDKEDLCNILPSKDLIECIGLAHDIGHPPFGHGGEKALNYCLHKMGSGFEGNAQSYRVCTVLGEHSEEHGFNLTRRAILGIIKYPVELNAAQNLSIYKLNEAPLRMKSFKPPKCIYEKDRTFKWATDLFSEQDQKIFSFSEQQIYDHNKPKYKSFDCSIMELADDISYGIHDLEDAIALGFIEEKIFKSDVLDKLNGVQSDLKKMLQLSNCINDLFSNSSVKRKRVISDLIHYFIKNVRIVKQLVFDHWILDHKAMLPEHVTKELSIFKDLIVKYVINNKNVQMMEYCGEQIIIKLFEAICSNPDRLLPDDSYVEYVKNNDIRIISDYVSGMTDSHAIRIYDQIFSPEKGSMFRKI, encoded by the coding sequence ATGGACGAATGGGAAAATCGGATATTTTTTGATAGAAGACGTGAATCAAAAGTTAGATGTGAATTTAATCGCGATAGGGCACGAGTTGTACATTCTGCAGCTTTTAGACGTTTGCAAGGTAAAACTCAAATTTTTGGTTTAGGGGAAAGTGATTTTTACCGCACTAGGTTAACTCATTCTATGGAAGTGGCTCAAATTTCCTCAGGTATTGTTGACCGACTAAATCATACTTATCAAGATAAAGAGGATCTCTGTAATATACTTCCTTCTAAAGATCTAATTGAGTGTATCGGCTTGGCTCATGATATAGGTCATCCCCCATTTGGTCATGGTGGTGAAAAGGCACTAAATTATTGCCTACATAAAATGGGCTCAGGTTTTGAAGGAAATGCTCAAAGCTACAGAGTTTGCACGGTACTGGGAGAGCACAGTGAAGAGCATGGATTTAATCTTACAAGACGGGCAATATTAGGGATAATTAAATATCCAGTAGAGTTAAATGCAGCTCAGAACCTAAGTATTTACAAACTAAACGAAGCACCATTAAGAATGAAAAGCTTTAAACCGCCTAAATGTATTTATGAAAAAGATAGGACTTTTAAATGGGCTACGGATTTATTTAGTGAACAAGATCAAAAAATATTTTCTTTCTCAGAACAACAAATTTATGATCATAATAAGCCAAAATATAAAAGCTTCGATTGCAGCATAATGGAATTAGCGGATGATATCTCATACGGCATACACGATTTAGAGGACGCAATAGCACTAGGGTTTATCGAAGAAAAAATATTCAAAAGTGATGTTTTAGACAAACTGAATGGAGTGCAGTCTGACTTAAAAAAAATGTTACAATTATCCAATTGCATTAATGATTTGTTTTCCAATTCAAGTGTTAAACGCAAACGGGTTATAAGCGATTTAATACACTATTTTATTAAAAATGTGCGCATTGTGAAACAATTGGTATTTGATCATTGGATATTGGATCATAAGGCCATGTTACCTGAGCATGTTACAAAGGAATTATCAATATTTAAGGATTTAATAGTAAAATATGTTATTAATAATAAAAATGTACAAATGATGGAGTACTGCGGAGAACAAATAATCATAAAGCTATTTGAGGCAATTTGCTCAAATCCAGACCGACTTCTACCAGATGATTCTTACGTTGAATATGTTAAAAATAACGACATTCGTATTATTTCTGATTATGTTTCTGGAATGACTGATTCACATGCAATTAGAATCTATGATCAAATTTTTTCCCCAGAGAAAGGATCGATGTTTCGAAAGATTTAA
- a CDS encoding IS3 family transposase (programmed frameshift): protein MKRSRFTEHQILNILKYVENGRLVKDVCREHGISDATYYNWKAKYGGMEASDIKRMKQLEEENAKLKRMFADLSLENRALKDVIGKKALKPAEKREMADYLVNEYGMSLRQSCAALSLSRTGYYYQPAVNKDETVIKELMEVTERYPRYGFRKVFVKLRQAGFTWNHKRVYRVYCELQLNIRRKGKRRLPTRNPEPLAVPATVNHTWSADFMSDALNCGRRFRTFNVVDDFNREALAIEVDLSLPARRVTRVLDSIAASRGYPAKLRLDNGPEFISLVLADWAEKHGVTLEFIQPGKPTQNSFIERFNRTYRNEILDFYLFRNLNEVREITGKWMKEYNEERPHESLGDLSPFDYRLIKNKSENSSFGWH, encoded by the exons ATGAAACGCAGCCGATTTACAGAGCATCAAATATTAAATATTTTAAAATATGTAGAGAATGGCCGTCTGGTAAAGGATGTCTGCCGTGAGCATGGAATATCCGATGCCACGTATTACAACTGGAAAGCTAAATATGGCGGGATGGAGGCCTCAGATATTAAACGAATGAAGCAACTTGAGGAAGAAAATGCAAAGCTGAAACGGATGTTCGCTGATTTGTCGCTGGAAAACCGTGCGTTGAAGGATGTGATAG GAAAAAAAGCTTTAAAGCCGGCAGAGAAAAGGGAAATGGCTGATTATCTGGTAAATGAATACGGCATGAGTCTTAGACAGAGCTGTGCCGCCTTAAGCCTGAGTCGCACAGGTTACTATTATCAGCCGGCAGTAAATAAGGATGAGACGGTGATTAAAGAGCTGATGGAAGTTACCGAACGCTATCCGCGTTATGGCTTCAGGAAAGTGTTTGTCAAACTGAGGCAGGCGGGGTTTACATGGAATCACAAAAGGGTTTACCGGGTTTACTGTGAATTGCAGTTGAATATCCGCCGTAAAGGAAAGCGGAGATTGCCTACACGCAACCCAGAGCCTCTTGCGGTTCCCGCTACAGTTAACCATACTTGGTCTGCTGATTTTATGAGCGACGCATTGAACTGTGGCAGACGATTCAGGACATTTAATGTGGTTGATGATTTCAACCGGGAAGCACTGGCCATTGAAGTGGATCTGAGCCTGCCTGCCCGACGGGTTACCCGGGTGCTTGACAGCATTGCTGCCAGTCGAGGATATCCGGCAAAACTGCGTCTTGATAATGGGCCTGAGTTTATCTCTCTGGTATTGGCTGACTGGGCTGAAAAACACGGAGTTACTCTTGAGTTTATTCAACCCGGAAAACCTACTCAAAATTCATTTATTGAACGGTTTAATCGAACTTATCGCAATGAAATACTGGATTTTTATTTGTTCAGAAATCTCAATGAAGTTCGGGAAATAACCGGGAAATGGATGAAAGAATATAACGAAGAAAGACCGCATGAATCACTGGGAGATCTGTCACCATTTGATTATAGATTGATTAAAAATAAGTCGGAAAACTCTAGTTTCGGTTGGCACTAA
- a CDS encoding DUF4760 domain-containing protein yields the protein MEARELLGNSIIYYFDIFKPFIEMRRSETNDNKFYEHFENLYNDVKNYTAPPCRCFFCNFFNK from the coding sequence ATTGAAGCTAGAGAGTTATTAGGAAACTCAATTATTTATTATTTTGATATATTTAAACCATTTATTGAAATGAGGCGGTCTGAAACAAATGATAATAAGTTCTATGAGCATTTTGAGAATTTATATAATGATGTTAAAAACTATACAGCACCACCATGCAGGTGTTTTTTCTGTAATTTTTTTAATAAATAG
- a CDS encoding PDDEXK nuclease domain-containing protein yields MTKPLINSYENDFDEIHRMIILAKSKVWQQVNSALILLYWDIGAYISQKTITGSWGQGIVEELALFIASKNPSIQGFSARNIWRMKKFYETYSPHPKLSTLLTEIGWSNHLHILSKTKTIEEKEYYLMLAAKCNYSARDLARLIDSSTFERTVLANQKLSTVLAEFPENTAGVFKDSYVFEFLNLSEDHLEGDLRRALVKNLRKFLLELGPDFTLMGEEYPIQVGNKDFRIDLLMFHRGLNAMCALELKISEFHPSHVGQLQFYLEALDRDIKKPHENPSIGILICKSKDDEVVKYAMSRSMSPTMIAEYETKLIDKRLLQEKLHEISLAFENFNEED; encoded by the coding sequence ATGACAAAACCATTAATAAATAGCTATGAAAATGACTTCGATGAGATCCATCGAATGATAATATTGGCCAAATCGAAAGTTTGGCAGCAAGTGAATAGTGCATTGATTTTACTCTATTGGGATATTGGTGCTTACATTAGCCAAAAAACTATAACAGGCAGTTGGGGGCAGGGTATTGTTGAGGAGTTAGCACTTTTTATAGCCTCAAAGAATCCTTCAATTCAGGGTTTCTCAGCCAGAAATATTTGGAGAATGAAGAAATTTTATGAAACATATTCGCCTCACCCAAAACTGTCAACACTGTTGACAGAAATTGGATGGTCCAATCATCTTCATATTCTTTCAAAAACAAAGACGATTGAAGAAAAGGAATACTATCTAATGCTTGCGGCAAAATGTAATTATTCTGCTCGTGATCTTGCCAGGCTAATAGATAGCTCAACATTCGAGCGTACAGTATTGGCGAATCAAAAACTGTCAACAGTGTTGGCAGAATTCCCAGAAAATACTGCCGGTGTTTTTAAGGACAGCTATGTTTTTGAATTTTTAAATTTATCCGAAGATCATCTGGAAGGTGATTTAAGGCGTGCTTTAGTGAAAAATCTAAGAAAATTTCTGCTTGAGTTAGGTCCTGATTTTACCTTGATGGGAGAGGAATATCCAATCCAAGTTGGAAATAAGGACTTCAGAATAGATTTACTCATGTTCCATCGCGGATTGAACGCCATGTGTGCGTTAGAGTTGAAAATTTCAGAGTTTCACCCATCACATGTAGGACAACTACAATTTTATTTAGAAGCCTTGGATCGCGATATTAAAAAACCACATGAGAATCCCAGTATTGGGATCCTCATCTGTAAAAGTAAGGACGATGAAGTTGTTAAATATGCGATGAGTCGTAGTATGTCTCCGACTATGATTGCTGAATATGAAACAAAACTCATCGATAAAAGGCTCTTACAAGAAAAGCTACACGAGATTTCTTTAGCTTTTGAGAACTTTAATGAGGAGGACTAA
- a CDS encoding recombinase family protein yields MTDHIGRLIGYARVSTLEQNLNLQIDALIKAGCIRKNIFIDKVSGIKAERPGLKECLENLKTGDVLIVWRLDRLGRSMVHLVSLIETLKEKKVGFRSLCDGAIDTTTASGELVFNIFSSMAQFERRLIQERTLAGLTAARARGRKGGRPKISADHPKVIAAKRMHQDKHISIDEICSALKISRPSLYRYLNM; encoded by the coding sequence ATGACAGACCATATTGGCCGACTAATCGGTTATGCACGCGTAAGTACCTTAGAGCAGAATCTGAATTTACAGATCGATGCCTTAATAAAAGCAGGATGCATTCGGAAGAATATTTTTATAGATAAGGTATCGGGCATAAAAGCAGAACGGCCAGGACTTAAGGAATGTCTGGAAAATCTTAAAACAGGAGATGTGTTGATTGTTTGGCGATTAGATAGACTAGGACGTTCAATGGTTCATTTAGTCTCTTTAATAGAAACATTGAAAGAGAAGAAAGTAGGGTTTCGCTCTTTATGTGATGGTGCTATCGATACTACGACAGCCTCCGGTGAATTAGTGTTCAATATCTTCTCCTCTATGGCCCAATTTGAGAGGCGCTTAATCCAGGAGCGTACACTGGCAGGATTAACAGCCGCTCGAGCTCGCGGAAGAAAAGGAGGGCGGCCAAAAATCAGTGCAGATCACCCCAAAGTAATTGCGGCCAAAAGAATGCATCAGGATAAACATATTTCAATCGATGAAATATGTAGTGCTTTAAAGATATCCCGGCCTAGCTTGTATCGATACCTGAATATGTAG